In the genome of Cryptomeria japonica chromosome 8, Sugi_1.0, whole genome shotgun sequence, one region contains:
- the LOC131060580 gene encoding RING-H2 finger protein ATL8-like, producing the protein MGGQLVTVEVARALTMGASNYNENTDINPDMHENFAVGIIVFLCALISLLDFLSILPWNSIQRSHEHRIAKILANMGLKKECIKALPCVIYSEVRSVLNVAECPNCLSEFAEGEILRVLPKCRHSFHKDCMDR; encoded by the coding sequence ATGGGAGGACAATTAGTAACTGTAGAGGTTGCTAGAGCTCTCACAATGGGCGCCTCAAACTATAATGAGAACACCGACATAAATCCTGATATGCATGAAAACTTTGCAGTTGGGATCATTGTGTTTCTCTGCGCACTGATATCTTTATTGGATTTTCTGTCCATCCTGCCATGGAATAGCATCCAGAGGTCACATGAGCACCGCATAGCTAAAATACTGGCAAATATGGGATTGAAGAAAGAGTGTATAAAAGCATTGCCCTGCGTTATCTACAGTGAAGTGAGATCAGTTCTGAATGTTGCAGAGTGCCCCAACTGCTTGTCAGAGTTTGCAGAGGGAGAAATTTTAAGAGTTTTGCCAAAGTGCAGGCATAGTTTTCACAAGGATTGTATGGATAGATGA